The Paenibacillus antri genome includes a region encoding these proteins:
- a CDS encoding helix-turn-helix domain-containing protein: MEQRLEAYGGEAKGLTIAGRFRVPDTYVVDRPTGRDEDDWIVAYTLEGAGYVRTTGLEHRLGPGDILLLNASVPHAYGTCAGEIWGFVWAHFSPERMDASFLPTETATVAPIADASARRRIVRAFRRVLIDARDRGDFWNELCYGALQEVLAIAARQIARRIDPRVEEARRLLAANMREPVRIETLAKAVGLSPSRLSHLFKETTGQSIVDALNAMRVRQAALLLEHTRRGAAEIAYEVGFQNYNHFLAQFRRRFGASPTGYRRGLRLE; this comes from the coding sequence ATGGAGCAACGCCTAGAAGCCTACGGCGGCGAAGCCAAAGGCCTTACGATCGCCGGGCGATTCCGCGTGCCGGACACGTATGTCGTCGACCGGCCGACCGGCCGCGACGAAGACGATTGGATCGTCGCATACACCTTGGAGGGCGCCGGCTACGTCCGGACGACGGGGTTGGAGCATCGGCTCGGCCCGGGCGACATCCTGCTGCTGAATGCGTCCGTTCCCCATGCGTACGGCACCTGCGCCGGGGAGATCTGGGGCTTCGTCTGGGCCCACTTCTCTCCGGAGCGCATGGATGCGAGCTTCCTGCCGACGGAGACGGCGACCGTCGCCCCGATCGCGGACGCCTCCGCCCGCCGGCGCATCGTCCGCGCGTTCCGGCGCGTGCTGATCGACGCCAGGGATCGCGGCGACTTCTGGAACGAGCTCTGTTACGGGGCTCTGCAGGAGGTGCTCGCGATCGCCGCCCGCCAGATCGCCCGGCGCATCGACCCGCGCGTCGAGGAAGCCCGGCGGCTGCTGGCGGCGAACATGCGCGAGCCCGTTCGCATCGAGACGTTGGCGAAGGCGGTCGGCCTGTCGCCGTCGCGGCTGTCGCACCTGTTCAAGGAAACCACGGGCCAATCGATCGTCGACGCGCTGAACGCCATGCGCGTGCGGCAAGCGGCGCTGCTGCTCGAGCATACGCGCCGAGGCGCCGCGGAAATCGCCTACGAGGTCGGCTTCCAGAACTACAACCACTTCCTCGCCCAATTCCGCCGAAGATTCGGCGCCAGCCCCACCGGCTACCGTCGCGGGCTGCGGCTCGAGTAG